AGAATATTGAAAGAGATAAAGATCAATAAACATACCCTTTTGGTTAACTTGCTTGATCTTTGAGATTGAACAAGCGCGCAGTTCTTTTTTGAGCTGTACGAGAAAAATGAACTAACTGGGTCagagaaaaatggaaattaatcctgattttcaaacattataattagtaggccacgttttcaaactatattttttactatcaTCTCGAGTCTAAGATACTCAATTTAGGGTCTATAAATCGAGACTTTGAGGATCGGATTTTATGTTCTGATCGGGTCTAAGTTGACACTTTTTCCACGTGGCGTCCACCTATAAATTGAGTCTCTAAAACTCAATTTATATCTGCAACATTCACAGTGCAGATATTTTCAAGTGTCCTTCTCCCACTCTCCTTTCTCAAACTTCCAAAGTCAAGTCCCAAAAAACCCAAGAACAAAATCCAATCTGAAAATCAAACTGACCCATCggaaacccaaacccaaaaatcaaaaaatctgAAAATCAAACTGACCCAGGCCAGCGCGACCTAGCCGCGCGACCTACGCTAGCGTGACCCAGGCCAACGCAACCCAGGCCCGTGCAACCTGGCCACGCAGCCTAGGTTGACGAGCTCAGACCTGAAAAtgtgttgtgtttgtttgttggaCCTGAGAATTGAATTTGGGAATtatataaatcgagtcttaaagactcgatttccaagtggTCGCCACGtgaaaaaaatgccacatcagacgtgatcaacccatgaaaatcgagtctttgagacttgatttataggccctaaatcgagtctcttagactcgatatgctagtaaaaaatatagtttgaaaacgtgGCCTACTAtttataatgtttgaaaatcaaagttaatttcccattttggcCAACTAGGTCGCAATAGAGCTACGCCGTCGTTCTTGTTTCTAGGTGTGTTTTAGATAGGGTATGCCATTATTACCTTTTTTGGGGCTTAGTCTAATATAACTTGTAGTCTCTGCCTTTTTGGGGTTTGAGTGAAGCCATGCAGCTAATTGGGCCTAGGTGgcaatttgtttttaattatagatACTACAGAATTTCAGTCAGTATCCATTTTACGGtgattgctttttattttcaagttgAATTTTGGTGTACGTGATTTCAAACTTCATATCTCTTATTCCAcaactaaaaaactattaattgaAGTAACTAGAATTTACGCAGGGGTTGAAATTTAATTGTGTTGCTATAGAGTGCATTCATAGCCTTGTCATGTAAAAGTACACCCAGAAagatttacttattttatattgttaGTACACACAAAAAGCTTTATTGTAGGAGGGTCATCTAACTTAATGAATTTTACATGTTGAAGTGATAGATTATGATTAGTGTAACAACACTTTTACATGAAACCACCattaatatcaattttattGTATATCAATAAATCTATTGTGTCATTAGACctatgtgtaaaaaaaaaaaaaaaaacaaaacaaaaaagacgtTATCACTAATTTCCCTCCACACCCTAAAAGGCCATTTTATGTTGTTAGTTAGACTATTGTAGGGTGTGTGTTACGATAGGAGATCAATTTCATTAGAATATTATGAGGTTAAATAATCACATTCATCATTTCTTAAGAATTTAACTTGTAGGACAAACAGTAATTTATCATGGTAACAAAGTAAGTAATCTTGAGTTCAAATTCTATCTACACTACCTCtcattttaaaaagttaaaaaatctCATGCATTATGTCTCACTTATTAAGAGGGAATTCAGGTTCACACATGATCTAAAGTTGTGAAACTAAACAAAGAACTTGCATTGGACACTGACCAAAACTTTTCAGTCATTGTGTGCAGATCCTCTTGTGGGTAGAGCTTGCCAAATATCaagtttattatttcttttgtttggcGCCTTTTCTTGTAGTAAATCCAGCTATTTTGTgctatttgtatttgtttctggAAAAATGAGGACACTGAAACCTGGTtgatttctttctatttctctgTATTTATATTACTCTGTGTTGGAAAAATGAGGACAAGGGCATCGGGTTAATCACCAATAAGAAAAAGTCCTGAGCACTTATATACAAAAATGCTTGGGAAGATAGAGAAATTATGAACAAGACAGTCATGAATACATGTGCTCGGGTAAATGAGTAGACATATACATCAATAACTTCGATAGTCTTTAAGCTACCTGATCGAATCAAATCTTATCCCTACAACTCGGCCAAGGTGGCAAAGGGTTTTGAGGGCTACTGGTTCAAATGTCAACTTGGTCTTATTTGAGAGAGattctaaaagaaattttatggACAAAGCTTAAGCACAATTCTTTAGCCGTTGTATCTTAGGTttcctaattaaattcaaccgtGTGATTGCAATAGTCAAGAAGCcaaacaatttaattaattatcctTGGGAGAGGATAACATTATTTTTGCTGTATTGATCAATGCAATCAAACTGTTTGATTTAATTGAAGAACCTATAATACAACACCTAAGaaattgtacctaaatttttcCCAATTTCTATTGTTCTCGCTTGAGCTAAGAAGGGACCAACTGTTCTTGTAAACCACATATCACAAATGGTTTACTTTCCAATCCCAAAATGTTACTGATTCTCTGTAGTCCAAGCTAAGATAATCttttcaaaatcaagaaaagtCTGTAACACTTTCTTCACTTATGCTTCATTCTTTCACGAAGAAGAAAGATGTATTCATGATTTACCAAACTAAGATCCCTCAGCATCCTTGCGTTCAAGCACCCGCCGTGCTTCCTCTTCTGTAGCAGGAACAACATTCCGAATCTTCAGTCCACTTCTCATAGCCTTAGGATTGACCGAGAATGTAAAATAGAATTTGTCGGACACCTGTTCAATTGCAAtacatgaaacaaaacaaagacatTTGTATTCTAAGCTCTGCAGGTTATAAATACAAACCAGGATGGTAGGTGAAATCATCCCATTTCATTTCATAGTGCATTTAATATATGTTTGTTATGTCTTTCATAGCATTTGATATGAGTGCATTTGCttgaatatattcaatattttaaGTGAATAGATTTTCATGAAAACTATCcttttgtaaggttgaaatcATTTTTGGTCACTTTTAACCTTAATTCATTTGCTTCTCATTATTTGGGTGGATAAATAATGCCTACTCCAAAGGTTAAATTTGTGGTTCAGATGCAATTGGAACACCAGAAAtggaaaaagttttattttcatgtCCATGCAGAAGCCCCCcgctggggaaaaaaaaaagctcaccTCACTGCTCCGGAACTCAGGCCTTGTAACATGTGCAACAACTTCCACATTTATCAGAGGTTCAGCTGGGTTCTCAAGTTCAGTGTAGAGCACACAAGACTTGAACCGGAGGAAATTTCCAACATCCACCTGCACCATCACAATAAATGTTTAAATCCCATTAACATACACTGATATTTgctgaaaatttaataatactaACTGCTCAATGCAAGTCCCAAAACtgattaattcaaaaaatttcagcTTTTACAAAGTGATTATCACTGCAgaaattttacttaaaacagCTTTGTTTCCAACTACATTAGAATTTCACAATCAATGATTTTCCCCATGAGAAGTTGACAGTTCATGTTTTTCCCCAAGAGATCTAATCTGGCCCATATTAGCTTAAGAAGTTCCTGAAGTTACAATGTTTGGAAGTAGTTGTCATCTATAGCTACAACTAAACTACTTATTTTACCACCAATATCACCAATAACAGATATATTACATAATTAGGCACGAACATTTGAACAGAAAGAATCTAGGTGGTTGGGAAGTATGATACATGGGCATATCTACACCTAAAGTACCCATGTCAAACACAGCAGTATATCAGTATATGTATGAGATGTGTCCAACATACTATGCTTGCCTAACATGAACCATTCAGGTGTATTTGATTGTGAGAAATGATTTCCAGGATATTTGAAAATAGAAGTATGGCTGACAGTTCACTGTGTGATAAAAATACTTTTCAGATGGTCCTTGGATgcatactgaaaaaaaaaaaatttacttcaaCAATTCAGTGCCTCCCAGAGTCTCAATATATATAGGGATAGGGATAAGATGATTCAATACCCATACAACACAACTGCAGCCAAAATCTTCATCTAGGTCCTTGTAACATTATTTTGGGGATTTGAGAATGACTAGGGTGTAGAAGTGACTATACATTTGATAAATGATACTAGGAAAAAACAAGTCATAAGCAGAAATAAACATGCACACAAGACAGAAAATCACCGAGTCACCAATGAAGCCAATAAAAAATGCATAGGCCAGCTCCTAAGCCATCAAAAAGTCATCATGCACAGACAACTTTATTACAAATCTAGAACCTCTCATAGGTATTCCTACACAACCCTTGAAGATGAAGGTAATACATAAGCGAATCATTCAGACTATCAGATGTGAAACCCATTAGGCAAAAACATTGTTGTCAATTGGCACTTCTAAAAGGGTAATGTATCAATGTCAAACTCAATCCAATAGACTTGCCTAAATGACATTTTCTTCACTTCTCACACCATTTAAccaattctaattttttatgggTATTACATTCACACCTACATAATAACTAAGCTCTCAAATCCATTGTTCTTACATATATGGAACGATGAAATGCTAGAttatatatagtaaatttaataaAGATTGTATCAATAAAGAGTGTGGTCAATACTTACAGGTTTAAAGAAATCAACATGATCAACTTCTAGAAAGTGTGGTTGTACACCAGCAAAGGCATAAGTTGTTGAGAAGGCCAGTTCAAATGCTCTTCGCATCAAAAATCCTCCAAAAATACGACCATGGATGTTCCTTTGTTGCGGCTGGCAAATAAAAGAGTTATCAAGGCAAGTATCCCTAATCAGGATGCTATCTCTGTCTGCCAATGCTGGCATATCACAGAAGATTCGCCCTTCGGCCAACAATGCATTGAGCCTATCTGAATCTTCATTCTCAAAATCTTTTTTACGTTCTGCTCTCCTCTTTTTCCTAAGTTTGTTCCTTTCTTCTGCTTCCTCCCAAAGTATCTTCTCTTGTTCACTTTCAGGTGAGACCTGATTAACTAGAGCTGATTTTCCGGTGTTGGAATCCCGAGCCACAAATGTGAAGTTAGCTATAAGAGATAGTGAATCTAACCCATTTGTGGCCTCTACAAAACAAATTACCAGGATAAAATATAGTAAGCAGTGAGAGATACCACCGGggaaattgtaataaaaattatcaaggGAACATATAAAGTATTCAGGaggttttacatttttttttttttttgttattatcagTTCCATGACACAAGAACCTAAGTCAAAATCCCAGACTATGCAAAGCATTAATAAAATCAAAGGGAGACTTCAGCAAGAACATCAAACCAAGCATTGGAACTTGTTATAAAAGCTCTCACAAGACAGAAATTGTGCTCTATATCTTATAAACCAACTACTGATGACAATACACTAAGGTAGCCAGTGTGGGTGTTTGGAGAAATCTCCTGCCAACATCATATAGATAATATTGAgttacaaagtaataaagaaaaGTTATATAGAAATGGCGAGAGGGAGAAAGATAATTCAAGTGGAGGTGAGGGATTCCCACCTTTTCAATCTAATGTTTTGCTCTCAAATGTTTGATAGAGAGTGGCCCTAGCTAGACTCTAGAGcgacacaaaaaattaaaaagaaaaatctaatgAAATATTGCAAAGCCAATTTGCAACCTAGATGGCTGTTCTCTTGGAATGATGCAATGAAAAATCTGTATATAGAACAACTTTTATAGAGACAAGGGGTATTGAACTGCCAATCATAGAACACAAGACCAGATGTTCCCTCAAACATAAATTAGACAGCCATTAATCAGGACAACGaatagataaaattatatagtCTGCATTCAGATTTGTAATCTGTGCATATATGAACTACCTCTATATGGAAGAATACATATACATctaacttaaattcaaattttgtttgcATACACCAACCATTAAAACTCTACAACATAAGGGTAGATGATTAAATACCacataaaaacaagaaataaaatatgGAGATACTATAACATGGAGTTACTTGCCAAACTAAGGTATCCAGTTTCCAAAAATTCTAAATCAAGAAGCAGGATCTACAGATCAGATTCGGAAAAATTGAATATGTATGCAAGAAACTGTAAACTTATCCTGCAGCTCAGGtcataaaagaaaacaaaactattACTATATTACACTGTTATTTGTTCTGCAATACCTTTCTTGGACTGAGTCACTTCTAGTTGAATCTCCATGGAAGACCGCCCAACCCATGTAACAGCACCAACTATTTTCAAATCAGCGTCAACTTGGATGGGTTTCTTCAGAACCATCTTGTCAACAGAAGCTGTAACTAATAGCAAAGGTCTTGTTGTGCCATCATCATTGCAGCAGTGCTGGTCAAAGAAGTTATAAGTGAATCAAAGGAGCTAGGATAATGTTTAATTTACATCAGCAACATTGGAACTGTTAAAAGCATAGACATTTCAGAGCAGTAATATCAAAGTAAATACACTAACTTATGAAATAGAGGGATGAAtaggtgtaaatttttttttttttggggggagggggagagTTACGTATAAGGAAAAATACTCCATATCTCTAATTTCTCCTTATAATCAGCCAATGGAAAacaatattcttttcttttctcttttttgcttTACTTTAATTTACTATCATTGCGTGCGAACCAAGTCTAAGTGTTCAAGTTGAACCAGAATTCTGTCAAATGCAACCCAACCATTGACCTACAGCAGCTAATACTACACACAGCTTAAAGAGCATCAATCTCCCTTACACTAATGAAGACCAGTGGAACAGATTTAGGCACTACAATGACATCAAACCCGAGCAACACCAGCATGATAAAGCAAATCAGAAAGAATGCATCTTCCagttcaaaaaatacaaacacaaacttgtaggccaaaaataaaagacctCTACAGCATTTTGGGAATTACAGCTAGATAAATTTGGCCTCAGGACAAGTGGCTACTAATTCAAGCATAATACCTAAGAACCACATACACTTCAAAAGCCACTAGTGTGTTTGTGTCAGACACACCGGGGACAATTTGCATGCATGTTCTCAGTATTTTGGGAGTAAAAAAggattcattttttattttataaaacttCATTTGATTTAAGATAGGTTATTAAAGATTTTGatacaacaacaaagccttagacCCAAACATTTTGGGGTCGGCTATGAAATCTCAACAAAATTAGTCAAGGTCCACCACATGTATTattttcctccattctattctatttgaaATCATAACCTATGTTACTTCCTTAATTAATATATCCTTTGTAAATACCtttactaatgttatttttagtCTTGCTCCAACTCTCTcaacttaaaataaacatacatacatatataaatttctGTATCCACACTATGTGgtgtcctaatttttcaaaatttgttttcagACCCCATTTCACAAACCACCAAGCTCAAACCCCACAAACTTCAAACGACCATACTGCAAATTACATCAAAATACCCCATTTTACTTTTTTCACAAGAGTTTTAAAAGTACCTTGAATGCAATGGTTCCAGCAAGAGCATCAAGATCCTCCAACAACTTCCCCATCCTAATCTCATTCCATGGATTCCTGTATTGCTCTCTGAGTATATAATCTGACGAGAACTTATACACAATACTAGTACGGCTTTGCCCCGGAGTTTTCTTCACAAGTTCTTCTTGTGAAGCCCCATCAGTTGAtgtatccacaacattttcaaatatgCTCGACCTTGCTTCCCACAGAGCATTTCTCACAGGCGAATGGTACATTCCAGGCCATAGACTAATCGGTTTTCGAATCGAAGAGCCTGCATCAATAGGCTGTGAAGCATCAAATGGTGAACTAATAGTGGAAACAACTGGGATTGCAGAATCAACAGGATTTGAATTGTTTCCACTAGAGAATGGCCTGGTTTGAATGAACTTGTATGAATTTGGATGATAAATCTTGGTCTTAATAATGggttttgaattattttttttttttttgagaaaccacccTCATAGAAAGAGGGGGGATCATTTTATAACTTCAGAAACATACACGTCTTTCACTCCtggaggaacatcctccatccaggATTGGAAATTAACAAAGTTACATGCCATTCTAGCCAGCCCGTGGGCAACTCTATTGCCCTGTCTACGAGTATGATTAAAGAGAACACTTCCAAGCGATGAGGACACCGATTTGATATCCTGCAAAATGTGTCCAAAGCTGGAAGCAGAGAGACCATTACTGCTAAGAGCTTTAATGATAATCTCAGAGTCACCTTCCACAATTACCTTGTTGAAGCCGAGATCCTTTGCAAAGCAGAGGGCACCCCGAGCTGCCAATACTTCCACCATCTCTACAGATGTAGGCAGTGGAATGTGTTGTGTAAAAGCAGCCATAACTAGACCCATGTCATTGCGAATTATTGCTCCCAAACCAGCAGAGCTAGATTCACCGAATGTTGCTCCGTCGAAGTTAACTTTAACCCAGTTCGAAGGAGGAGGCAAGATTGTTAAAGATGTTATTTTGATCAAGAAATGTGGTTTTGGAAgtggggtttgatttttttttgctgaatttgtTATGGGGGTATTGATGGCTTTTGATTCATGACTATTAAAAATgctattaaaaataatataatatatcaGCAAGCAAGATCTAAacctaattattatttttttaaactaatttgatagttgaaaagaataatttaaatattaaaaatatcaagaCGTTCCAATTGTGCTATTAAATATCCGTTTGGATggcttattttttgtcaattttattactatttagcTTACTTTTACAACTATTTATGAGCTttattacactttttgatactattcataggttacactatactatttcaactaatttttacctttatctacaatactttcaacaaaaagttttcaattttaacaaaataagtgaattgtaaacaaatccaaaatacgaaattgaaaatttttaattgcatTTTTGGTGTCTAGcacttttgttattttatattattatatatgtaattcAAGACTCATTTATGTGTATAACTAACTTTAGTTGTTGCAGACTTATTTGTAGTAGGTACCAAATCTATACaatagataatataataatgaaggctttgcatttaattttgttaattgttctctcaaaaaaaaaaaaatttgttaattgttAAGCCTATGTTGCGCCATTATTTGTAGTAGGTTACAAATCTATGCAATAAGATAATATAATAACGAAGgctttgcatttaattttgttgaGCATATGTTGTGTCATTAACAACCTATTATGCCATGTCACTAGCAAAATCAATTTAcgtctttttgaatttttagatatttcatTCCCCATCTTACTGTTGCACGAtgttatacttttttttcttcattttttggaCTGTTTTTCTCCCCCATAATTTCTCATTCCACCGTTACTCTTCATCAAACCCTCCttccatcttctttttcttataaatttttaaggataaagtttgggtacaaatttggttgtagcttaaaattacaactttactaaatatttttttattaaatatgaattttgacagatgcaccattgaattacattatcttttcatatccttcatacttgaaaaattttcaagaaatcaaagataaataactatgttatcaatcaattgtttaaattgaaaatttttgtagtataaaattatacataaaaaataaatttatcgataatatagtaaataacatctgattaatacaaaatttgatatgtgtgtaagagtataaaaaaacatgtaattcaatagttatattttcaaaatatgtaacaatattaatttttttaagagaaatattAACAAGTACGGTGTGGTGTTTGTTAAGGTTTCCCTAATGTGAGTcctacataataaaaaaatatgataaatgaaagaaaaagacataaaaatatttataaagctgaaaaatgacataaagctgcaaaaaaagacaaaaatttatcaaaacaaagtcaaaaaaattgttgttaaccctttttataaaaaagaagttataGCTTAAGAGTACAACTAAGTTTATAGTTAAATTCTATCTAATTTTCAATTACTCCTTTtgcatctctctctcattcatttcaagttttattttaccAACAACAAAAAGAGGTTATTTCTGtccactttctttttcttttggtggattttaaTGGTCTTGCACATCTATTTTGTGCTGATATATTTTACTGTTTTTGGCAGATATGTCTTGGATTATtcattttttgctattttggtGTTTTACGTTCCATTCACAAGTCCTTCCTTTCTTCTCactttggtttggttttagtttcgattaatatttaattgttttaaaagtgaaaatttgagttttacACGATACTTTgtctatatatttataattgagtACCAATTGTTTAAGTGATTGTTTATTATATACTTTATCTCATATGtatgataataatataatatttcttttgagatagagtttaaatttataatacatGTTTTATgataattactctttattatAGGCTAAAACaccatttaatttttgatattgacaagattcaaacttaattattttatttgatgataaaaaaatttatttgttgagCTAACTAGATTCACGAACAATGTTCAattgataatttgaaaatttcttctcaattttttttttctttggatgaTTGGAATTTGTAGTTTATTATACCACCATTgtttgggtttatttatttattttttttttttttatgacttatGAAGTTGGGCAAATCTTAAGTTCATACTTCATACTACTTGACCTATGATATTCAACTGCACAAAATAGAATATCATAAAATGTACACAATTATTTCTGTGTACAACCAATAAGTAAACAAATATacctgtttttcaaaaaaaaaatttaaaaaaaaaaattttttcgttttatttatttattaaatatacattcctgttcaaaaaaaaaaaattaaatgcacattccaatttattttaaatatatgatttttttaaagtgCATCCTTAAATAtacttttcttttaataatccGATACCTACAACAAGAAAGATTGAGAATTTAAATCTTaatttcttaataaataaaacagttTAAAGACAGCCTTTTAACATTTAtgtattttaccaaaaacattTAGATAGaaccattttaaaaattttcatgtaaaaagaagttttaaataaataaaattagagaaatgaAATAAACATGTTAATATTTCTTCCAAGCATTTCCATCCATCCCATGGGTTAGCAACATGTGCTAATAATAAATTACCAATATATAAAAAACcatcttttcaaaaataaaaaataaaaaccatcatggaatcaataaattaaatttataaataaataaaaaaagcttaGCTTCAAACCAATCTTCTTTAAACTCACTATTTGATTATTGAAGAGACCATTCATATATAGTTTTAAccgcattattttttttaataaaccatATCACTTGATTAAATTATACACATAAATAGTCCTATAAAAATAACCACTTTGTTAGTTGGAGAAAATAACTCCAAAGTCATTCGAGACAAAATTTTGTCCATTTCAAATCTATACAGGGTTTTAGTTTTACTTCAAACCAGTTTAGGGAATCTCTTCTAACTCAGTTAAATGCTTTGTTTTCTCGATGAAAACTTTGTGTAAAAATAGTATTCCAAGTTTTCCGGTATTTATTAGCATTAGCAAAATGAATTAAAGGAAAACTAACTTTGgttaacataaaaagtatgacttatttATTAGAAATTCTTTTCCACTAattcttttggaaaaataactctatctcaTGCTAGGCTATATAAGGGAAATTAAGAGATtgttttttaacacatttaaGATTGCTatcaaaaattagaaaatgaaatagttttatagaaaatattatttttttaaaaatgactcACTTTTTAGAAGacattaaaatcaaaacaaacaaagcctTATAAGAACATTAAGATACATATTACACGACATATTAAAAATGTCctacaatattataattatggattttactaatgtgtgccctaagggcacacattaattttcatttttggaaaaaaatttctcgagaattgaaaaagtaacgacagctttttcaatttccgagaaaatatttctaaaaacagaaagcttaatgtgtgcccttagggcacacattaatcgGACCCTATAATTATACAtgattagtttatttaattgcaaCGTAGTCGAAAATAAATTACACATAGTTAGGGCCGTTTGGTTTAGAGGTgtctcagttttcataactcataactcaaacccaaaactcataactcataactcctTACTCAAACCTCACCTTCACTCAAAAATTGCAAAACACCTGTTTGGACTCATAACTCAGTTACATATCTCTACAACTTTTCTCCAAAACCGTGGACCCCACCCACTGATACTACCCAGTGTTGCTACTGTTGCTACCCGTATCTCATTAACAAACAAATCTTCCTCCTTTACTTCTCCCACGCATCCTCTCACCTTTCATTTCTCTAACTCTCCCTCTtttctatcaaatttttttgtctatctctctttctctgtctctcccCTCTTCactttatatttgattttttttttccactcttctctgtttctttctcaGCTTTCTTTGTCTCTCCCCTCTTCAAtctgtatttgattttttttttttttttttttttttttctctctactttgtttctttctcaGCTGTTTTTGGTTGGTTTGAATCGGTGGTTATTGGGTTTAAAGTGGTGGGTTGTTTCAATGGTTGCTAGGTTCGAATTGGTGTGGTGGGTTCCGGTGGTGGT
The Quercus lobata isolate SW786 chromosome 10, ValleyOak3.0 Primary Assembly, whole genome shotgun sequence DNA segment above includes these coding regions:
- the LOC115965104 gene encoding uncharacterized protein LOC115965104; this encodes MASGSLDDITMAGVGGGGDGGAIGSAWAEEEEEDVVESPPVFVSMSVFLLLILCLCLFNFDGATFGESSSAGLGAIIRNDMGLVMAAFTQHIPLPTSVEMVEVLAARGALCFAKDLGFNKVIVEGDSEIIIKALSSNGLSASSFGHILQDIKSVSSSLGSVLFNHTRRQGNRVAHGLARMAWWFLKKKKNNSKPIIKTKIYHPNSYKFIQTRPFSSGNNSNPVDSAIPVVSTISSPFDASQPIDAGSSIRKPISLWPGMYHSPVRNALWEARSSIFENVVDTSTDGASQEELVKKTPGQSRTSIVYKFSSDYILREQYRNPWNEIRMGKLLEDLDALAGTIAFKHCCNDDGTTRPLLLVTASVDKMVLKKPIQVDADLKIVGAVTWVGRSSMEIQLEVTQSKKEATNGLDSLSLIANFTFVARDSNTGKSALVNQVSPESEQEKILWEEAEERNKLRKKRRAERKKDFENEDSDRLNALLAEGRIFCDMPALADRDSILIRDTCLDNSFICQPQQRNIHGRIFGGFLMRRAFELAFSTTYAFAGVQPHFLEVDHVDFFKPVDVGNFLRFKSCVLYTELENPAEPLINVEVVAHVTRPEFRSSEVSFFFSPAGGFCMDMKIKLFPFLVFQLHLNHKFNLWSRHYLSTQIMRSK